One genomic segment of Elgaria multicarinata webbii isolate HBS135686 ecotype San Diego chromosome 9, rElgMul1.1.pri, whole genome shotgun sequence includes these proteins:
- the TM7SF3 gene encoding transmembrane 7 superfamily member 3, which produces MWIPGGLFLILGVVCRSEAEENATAGPPLELSLGKYKDVLLNETIPTEAVLRNIASNVTAIVFQIHAHQKNVTISFDKKPSINNSGTGVDKGLVYILRPQQTVCTWYLQAVDTDRVLSTAVSFSYAERDPIPGGCNLEFNLEIDPNIYLDYNLAETHVKFAPANLGYMRGTDPPSCDSGTTQDARQQLYYDVYQYFLPENDLSEAAFVNHMRKMSEVQNIRANGVKMLTLTSQDKTDLYFSSLPGQGVIYNVIVRDPLWNTSAAYVPVHTYACSLSASVDSCSTLRKLSTKIFFTALAVFGLFICFLGHRFWKTDLFFMGFISMAFFFFITITRTSALDYDVSLGLTAVVGVLGGLLLVAYWWRFGFVILCMLIVGLVLGFLVASMVFFTPLGDYKVFQDDAVFWVTFCCITLMVPTVFVGCPRVLNILACGIIGSYTIVLATACYVFTSLSYIGIDLLRRILNEGFRRAYTSVPFQPNDLIILAVWAMLAIGGITVQLRRERRKAPFPPHPYRLWKRDRERRVTNILDPSHHVPPLRERIHSKLSQMKDFFRKEQPAGERTPLLL; this is translated from the exons GCCCTcctcttgagctttctttggGAAAGTATAAGGATGTATTGCTAAATGAAACCATTCCAACTGAAGCAGTATTAAGGAATATTGCCAGCAACGTGACTGCCATTGTCTTTCAGATCCATGCTCACCAAAAGAATGTGACCATCTCCTTTGATAAG AAACCATCCATAAACAACTCAGGAACTGGAGTAGACAAAGGGCTGGTTTATATCCTTCGGCCGCAGCAGACTGTGTGCACGTGGTATTTGCAAGCTGTGGATACTGATCGAGTGTTGAGCACAGCTGTTTCTTTCTCTTATGCTGAAagag ATCCAATTCCTGGAGGCTGCAACCTGGAATTTAACTTGGAAATTGACCCCAATATCTATTTAGATTATAACTTGGCTGAGACACATGTTAAATTTGCCCCAGCAAATCTGGGGTACATGAG GGGTACAGATCCTCCTTCATGTGATTCTGGAACTACTCAGGATGCTAGGCAGCAACTATACTATGATGTCTATCAGTACTTCCTACCAGAGAATGACCTGTCTGAAGCAGCGTTTGTGAACCACATGAGGAAGATGTCTGAGGTGCAAAATATCAGAGCTAATGGGGTTAAA ATGCTGACCTTAACTAGCCAAGACAAAACAGACTTGTATTTTTCCTCACTTCCGGGACAAGGAGTGATTTACAATGTCATAGTGAGGGACCCACTGTGGAACACCTCAGCTGCATATGTACCTGTTCACACATATGCGTGTAGCCTCTCTGCTTCGGTGGATAGCTGTTCCACTCTCA GAAAACTCTCCACCAAAATATTTTTCACAGCACTTGCTGTCTTTGGCCTCTTCATCTGTTTCCTCGGACACAGGTTCTGGAAAACAG ATCTATTCTTTATGGGCTTCATCTCCATGGCGTTCTTTTTCTTCATCACCATTACTAGAACATCGGCTCTTGATTACGATG TCAGTCTTGGTCTTACAGCAGTAGTTGGAGTTCTTGGAGGCCTCTTATTGGTGGCTTATTGGTGGCGATTTGGCTTTgtgatcctatgtatgttgaTTGTAGGACTAGTGCTGGGATTCCTTGTTGCGTCTATGGTCTTCTTCACTCCCTTAG GAGATTATAAGGTTTTCCAAGATGATGCTGTATTCTGGGTGACTTTCTGTTGCATCACCTTGATGGTCCCAACAGTTTTTGTTGGCTGCCCCAGAGTT CTCAACATCCTGGCGTGTGGCATAATAGGATCTTATACCATAGTCTTGGCTACAGCGTGTTACGTATTCACAAGCCTTTCGTACATTGGCATAGACCTGCTCCGAAGGATTCTAAATGAAGGCTTCAGGAGAGCTTACACTAGTGTGCCCTTTCAGCCTAACG ACCTCATCATCTTGGCAGTGTGGGCAATGCTGGCAATTGGGGGAATAACGGTACAGCTACGCCGAGAGAGACGCAAGGCACCTTTCCCACCGCACCCCTATCGGCTATGGAAGCGTGATCGAGAGCGCAGGGTAACGAACATCCTAGATCCCAGTCATCATGTCCCTCCCCTGAGAGAGAGGATCCATAGTAAGCTATCCCAGATGAAGGATTTTTTCCGAAAAGAGCAACCAGCTGGGGAAAGAACGCCGCTACTCTTGTAA